TATAACCCCCTTCATCGAACTGGCATTACAATACCAGAAAGAGCAACAAGAGGTTGCATAGTCAATTCTGCAAGTTAAAATCACGGCAAAGAGAATATTCTTGGTTTAGTTGAAGTCTGGTTACGAAAATTAGACTAAGGCAATCTCTTTGCCTTAAAATTTAAGGTCGGTGAGAAAATGTCTGGATGGGCATATAATAGCTAATCGGGGGGAAAATACCACCAAGTAAAAGATAATCAACATGAAAAGATTATTTCAAAAATTGAAGTTTGAAGTTATCCCCGCTATAATAAAAAAGGGGCAACGTTTATTTAACGCCTTGAAATCAATCGGGCATGATAACATACCAAGCAACGTGATACTGGATAAAACGCTTACAGGTATCGGTGCCACTTATCAAGAATTACACGCTAAACGTCACTCCATTATTATTGAACCAACGTTGCCTGTGATACACGATAAAGCGTACGGTAAAGATGAAATATTGCCAGTTTATGAAAATTGCAAAGTTCCTGACGTGAAACGGTATTTACAAAGAGCAGAAGTGAAATACAAGAAAGTTCTTACCACGCCAGAAAGTTTCTGGAAGATAAAGAATGCTTGTGAAGAGTTGAAATGGAACATGTACAATACCTTTTTCTGCCTGTTCGATGAATGCGAGAGGTTGACGGAGGATAGCGATTTTCGCAGGAAAATTACCATGCCGATGAAAGATTTCTTCCAGTTTAAAGGTAATGCGTTCGTGTCAGCGACCCCGCTAGAGGTAAGCGATCCACGTTTTGAAGGTTTCCAGAGGATAAAGATCACGCCAGATTTTGATTACAAGAAACCGCTAAACTTGATAGTTACCAACAGTTACGATTATTCAGTCCGCCAGTTGTTACTGGAACACTTGGTAAATAGTTCTCGTGTGTTTATTTTCTTGAACACAACGAATGGAATTGAGAAAATAGTGAACTCTTTAGGTATTGAAGGACAATCGAAAATATTCTGTTCAGAAAAAAGCGTGAAGAAATTGAAAAAGAAAGGTTACACTAACGTTGCAAGCTTGTATTCTGAACCTATCGCCAAGTATAACTTTCTAACTTGTCGCTTTTACTCCGCATTAGATATTATATTGAAGGTGAAACCAGATATAGTTATGCTTACCAACCTATATGAAGCGGAACATTCAATGATTGATCCTTACACGGAAGCGGTGCAAATATGCGGTCGCTTTAGAAAAGAAATTGATGGTAGCACTTTCAATTCTATCACGCACCTTACTAACGTTCGCAACACCTTAAAAGTGAAAACGGATGAAGAGATTGATATTGAACTGGAAGAGAAGTTGAAAACTTACGAGGGTTTACAAGCGAGATATAACGAAACAACGGATGCAACTCGCAAGAAGGCAATAATTGATGATATAAATAGGTTAGGTTTAGCGGAGTTTGCCACGAAACTTGATGATGGATTGCTTGAAATAGATCATTTCGCCATTGATAACTATTACAACAACGAGAGGGTGAAACGGTACTATTTATCTGGCAATGCTTTAAGGGAAGCGTACGAAGGAACGAACCATTTTACAGTGAATTACAGGAACGTGTTTCTTGCTGTTGGAGATAGTGACAGGTTAGAATTAAAAGAACTTCCAACATTCATGGAGCGCTGTAAATTGATGGTTGATAAGTTGAACAAGTTACAAGATGATCCAGATCGTGATTTTTATATCAATATTCTTAAACAGGAAAAAGATGGCGAGTTGATAATTGAAGCGTACGAGAAGTTGGGTGTTGAGGTACTTGCAAACAAGAAGTACCAGAGGGCAGATATTAAAAAGGAACTGGATAAATACAATACAGAATTATTGCGGTTTAGCTCGATGGTTGTACAAGAAGTTAAAGAAGCCTTCCCTTTAAACGTGTCAATGCCACAAGAAGATATTAAAAACCAGTTACAGGATATATACAAGCGGTATGGCATTGATTACAAGGTAAGGAAAAACACTATTGAGGATTATTACGATGCAAGTCCCTCGTATCACAAGAAACCGTATACATACACTCTTAAAGCGATAAAAAAGTTTCCAACCAACTAAAAGCATAGTTAATGAACTAATAGAAGGTGTACCTGTTGATGACATTGATTTTTAATTGCTTGATAGGTATTTCTGATGGTAAAATTACAGTTGGTGAATTATTTACGGAATGGGTAATATAAAAGGAATTTGACGGTATTTTTTCACTTGCAAGATTAATTTTGAGAATTAATATCAAAGTTGAAATGCACTCTCTTTGCTCATTTATTTTTATTTTTGTAAAAAGATTTTTTTACGAGATGAAATATTTGATATTAGACACTAATATATATATCCATTTTATTGATTTCGAACAAATTGACTGGATGAGGATTTTTAATGATAATATTTGTATCGTGATTCCTCCTAAAGTACAAAGAGAAATAGATAAACTTAAGGATCAAAGCACAAGCCCCAAAAAAAGGAAAAAAGCAAAGCAGGCATCAGCTAAAATTGCTGATTATTTATTAAATGACAAAAGTGGGAAATATCAGGTGAAAACTTGTAAAGATCCTAGAGCAAGTGAATTTGATGAAGACATTTTTAATAAAGATGTTGCAGATAATTGGATATTATTATCAGCCATTCGTTTAAAAAATGAAGAAAATATTGAGGTGATACTAGTTGCTGCTGATAATGGTATATTAGTCAAGGCCAAACAGGTTGGATTAAATTATTACCAAATGCCTGATAAATATAAATTGAAAGAAGAACTTTCTGATGAAGAAAAAGAAATAAATAATTTAAAAGCAGAACTCGATAAATATAAAAACAGGCTCCCCAAACCATGTATTACTTTTGCAAATGAGCAAGAACGAATTGTATTCAAGAAACCCTCAAAACGAATTGTAGAAGAAGAACTTAAGCTTTACATGGATAATTTGAAAATAGAGAATCCATTTCAAAAATATGAAGAAATAGATACATATAATTTATTGGGAAATTTGTCATTGAATTCTATGCTTTATACGGATGAACAAATTGAAAAATATAATACAGAATTGGAGGAATATTTCGAAGAATGCGAAAAATACCAAAGCTTTGTTATACAAAAAAATATTTTAGATGAACGTTTTAAAGAAATAACTTTTGAACTTCATAATGATGGTTCCGCTCAGACGGGTGATATGAATATTTTTATAAGGTTTCCTCATGATATAAAGCTTTATAATAAAAATTGTAAGATAAAAAAAGATAAAGAAGAGCCCATAAAACCAGAACTTAGATTTGGTGTATTAGACAGAAAATTATTAAAATCAATGAGATTTAATGAATGGGTTGATCCTTTTAAGGGTACAGGAATACCTCAGATATATTGTTGGAATGTAGAAGATATTCTAAATGTAAATGAATTTAATTTCAAGGAAACAAAAATGAATCATAATATTTATCGGATATTGGAAATACCAGATTCATTATATATAGATATTGCCTCTTGTCATAGTTTTAGCGTTGATTGGTTTATTGTTGATTCAAAATTAATAGATGGTATAAAAGGTTCTTTAAATATTATCATACAATAATTATTGTTTTAATCATTTTGTTATTAAGTGTTCGTAATTAAACGAAAGTAAGCTCAGTGAATAATAGCCAGAAGATACATTGTTATACACCATTCTGGCTAAAACTCACCTTACTAAATTTATCAACTTTAGATGCAGCTAAAGTAAATTACTCATAGCTTCGTCCATTTGCTTATTTAGAAAAACTTATTCATTCTCATCATTTAATTGTTGTTTTAGTCGCTTCATATGCTTACTGATATTTTTATTCATGACTTGTGCATAGGCGGCTTCTGTTACACGGATAGAAGAATGTCCTAATAGCTTACTAACAATCTCGATAGGTACATCATTATTTAGTAAAATCGTACTTGCGTAAGTTTTACGGGCGGTGTGATGTGTTAACCGTTTATTAATACCCAATATTTCTGCAATCTCCTTTAAATAGGAATTTATGCGTTGGTTACTAATCATAGGTAATATAGGTTTGTCTATTGGTTGACTTTTGTTACTATATTTCTCTATAATCTTTAAAGCGGGAGGTAATAATGGAATTTGCATACTATTATTTGTTTTTTGCCTTACCATATTAATCCAGAGTTCTCCGTCTAAACCTTTAACAATATGCTTTCTACACAATAGAGATGCTTCTGTATAAGCTAAACCACTATATACAGAGAATAGATACAAATCTTTCACGTGTTCTAATCTCTGTTGGCTGAAATGGTAGTTTTCCAAACGTTCAATTTCATCATCAGTTAGAAAGGTAATACTTTTGGAGCCAACTCTTAATCGTTCATAAGCCATAAATGGGTTCTTTTCAAGTAAACCGCATTTTACGGCATACTTAGCTGTTTCAATAA
The window above is part of the Butyricimonas paravirosa genome. Proteins encoded here:
- a CDS encoding PIN domain-containing protein, which encodes MKYLILDTNIYIHFIDFEQIDWMRIFNDNICIVIPPKVQREIDKLKDQSTSPKKRKKAKQASAKIADYLLNDKSGKYQVKTCKDPRASEFDEDIFNKDVADNWILLSAIRLKNEENIEVILVAADNGILVKAKQVGLNYYQMPDKYKLKEELSDEEKEINNLKAELDKYKNRLPKPCITFANEQERIVFKKPSKRIVEEELKLYMDNLKIENPFQKYEEIDTYNLLGNLSLNSMLYTDEQIEKYNTELEEYFEECEKYQSFVIQKNILDERFKEITFELHNDGSAQTGDMNIFIRFPHDIKLYNKNCKIKKDKEEPIKPELRFGVLDRKLLKSMRFNEWVDPFKGTGIPQIYCWNVEDILNVNEFNFKETKMNHNIYRILEIPDSLYIDIASCHSFSVDWFIVDSKLIDGIKGSLNIIIQ
- a CDS encoding site-specific integrase, with protein sequence MIPKVSIYYFIYTFKSNAKGEAPIYCKVSVNGKHKRFSTGISILPKLWDATKQKVRGKNLIAEDINSTLYLQTEHIQTIAKKLQENNPNGFSIDDLYFNLKQGIPDEQTFLKLMKERLDKMKELIGKEYAKDTYRKFKDVYNHTTNFIKYKYNMNDIPLKRLDYQFISTFQQYLLTERHQVPNSVNKTLQKVIETAKYAVKCGLLEKNPFMAYERLRVGSKSITFLTDDEIERLENYHFSQQRLEHVKDLYLFSVYSGLAYTEASLLCRKHIVKGLDGELWINMVRQKTNNSMQIPLLPPALKIIEKYSNKSQPIDKPILPMISNQRINSYLKEIAEILGINKRLTHHTARKTYASTILLNNDVPIEIVSKLLGHSSIRVTEAAYAQVMNKNISKHMKRLKQQLNDENE